From a region of the Tateyamaria omphalii genome:
- a CDS encoding BufA1 family periplasmic bufferin-type metallophore, whose protein sequence is MSKTMKTVAIVGAVAAAMTAQSATTAEAAGKEKCYGISLAGENDCAAGPGTTCAGTSTVDYQGNAWTLVDAGTCAKIDLPAMADGTARQGSLEELNRDLPSA, encoded by the coding sequence ATGTCGAAGACCATGAAAACCGTTGCAATTGTCGGCGCCGTTGCGGCCGCAATGACTGCACAGTCCGCGACGACAGCCGAGGCCGCTGGCAAAGAGAAATGCTATGGCATCTCGCTCGCCGGTGAAAATGACTGCGCCGCCGGCCCGGGCACCACATGCGCGGGCACATCGACCGTGGACTACCAAGGCAACGCCTGGACGCTGGTTGACGCCGGCACCTGCGCCAAGATCGACCTGCCCGCGATGGCAGACGGCACCGCACGGCAAGGCTCGCTCGAAGAGCTGAACCGCGACCTGCCCTCTGCCTGA
- the bufB gene encoding MNIO family bufferin maturase: MLDATLTPPRLPAAPGVGYKAQHFTDLRAGPGPVKWLEVHAENYMGDGGRPHAQLRALREDFAISVHGVGLSIGGEGRLDPDHLARLKHLVGWLEPASFSEHLAWSTHGAEFLDDLLPLPYTDATLSCVADHIDEVQETLGRRMLLENPSSYLAFAESTWSETDFLAELVQRTGCGLLLDVNNVFISATNLGYTPQSYLDAYPLAAVGEIHVGGHDEDEDDSGAPLLIDSHGREAAEPVWALLDHALSGTGPEPVLVEWDNDVPDWPTLRAEADRAARALATAPAG, from the coding sequence ATGCTGGATGCGACATTGACACCGCCCCGCCTGCCCGCAGCCCCCGGCGTGGGATACAAGGCCCAGCATTTCACCGATCTGCGTGCGGGCCCTGGCCCTGTCAAGTGGCTGGAAGTCCACGCGGAAAACTACATGGGCGACGGCGGGCGACCGCATGCGCAACTGCGCGCCCTGCGCGAGGATTTTGCCATATCCGTGCACGGTGTCGGACTGTCGATCGGTGGCGAGGGCCGCCTTGATCCCGATCATCTTGCACGCCTGAAGCACCTTGTGGGCTGGCTTGAGCCCGCCAGCTTCTCCGAACACCTCGCTTGGTCCACCCACGGGGCCGAGTTCCTCGATGACCTGCTGCCCCTGCCCTACACCGACGCGACGCTATCTTGCGTCGCCGACCACATCGACGAAGTGCAGGAAACCTTGGGCCGCCGGATGCTGCTTGAGAACCCGTCAAGCTATCTGGCCTTTGCCGAAAGCACGTGGTCAGAAACGGACTTTCTGGCCGAGTTGGTGCAACGCACCGGCTGCGGCCTGCTTTTGGACGTGAACAACGTGTTCATTTCGGCGACCAACCTGGGCTATACACCGCAATCGTATCTAGATGCCTATCCTCTTGCTGCCGTTGGAGAAATCCATGTCGGCGGCCATGACGAGGATGAAGACGACAGCGGCGCGCCGCTGCTGATCGACAGCCATGGACGCGAAGCGGCAGAACCCGTTTGGGCCCTGTTGGATCATGCTCTGAGCGGCACGGGACCTGAGCCCGTGCTGGTCGAATGGGACAATGACGTGCCCGATTGGCCGACACTGCGTGCCGAAGCTGACCGCGCGGCCCGCGCCTTGGCCACAGCCCCTGCCGGGTGA